Proteins from a genomic interval of Acinonyx jubatus isolate Ajub_Pintada_27869175 chromosome B4, VMU_Ajub_asm_v1.0, whole genome shotgun sequence:
- the NACA gene encoding nascent polypeptide-associated complex subunit alpha isoform X1: protein MPGEATETVPATEQELPQPQAETAMLPVSSALNVTAALGQPESTLPPSCSLAPQQCPLATPNQPSPFLSPSSVASTPFEAPFPQSSSGTALPLGVVPSPTDTPAFLPNLLGPPISPAALALASPMITPTLKGAHSSSAPLALVALAPHSVQKNSAHPLNPLSSPPSIAVTKSGSVTSLSSPIASSEPKTSPIQDPLQVDPRKITPLPPSIVSAVPAHVGTPLASVQSGVASCPQMPPTTPLAITPPQFRDIPVSSALTSQQNQESLSLKGPHSSPAALSVSTQSISVSPNISPVFLPSLGSHPVPLHQSSFGSPIQPLGQTGHNVLSDAIQDATSADHSSTGTSYPSQRSVIPPPPSKNEVTSAAVAAFPAGTRDSPLTLSVDKDPSAVTGIASYNPSGSLNVATSSPLSPTASLILKGSPDATHHQPLVAQIPASPESPSLKEAPVCSVGTTPFVMANPSTVSAAPTTFEIATCVSPPVSSGPISSKDSTSHTALVMTPVAPKELPAPQVTAPLGIPVSPPLPAPENPKSLPASVLVKLPTQKDLQTSPASVAGAPVSPVQAGLPIKKDPTLIPLALAAPKNPPSSQSTSSSLEIPLSPETTLAKKSLVEPLPLVMPVNTTPSPLGVNSPTSVIKTDPYASPDPTSLLPRSSLPTPTMATFSAATAGVAPTTIASPFLGAVSLAHKSHPDKGVSSTLTILPLVPPASESCPVAPTVTLPPQNVSAFPAAMALAPEIPKSEPFPSLPPQGAKKVHGISHTSALEPVASSPEGHPTKDSGSSVNTSSQGTSLADSTSRLGTSVSPQTKRRPTKKGSTTSTLTLSKSVPAIPDTPPGNHSSPISPVEASFLPEANLSFQVPKGSLAKKHSPTPSPKEAPDTPSPKEASTPPAVAPPSPKKSQAAPSPKRAPATPSPKGTSTAPAVAPPAPKGGPTILSPKETSTPAVNPSCPKGAPTLQALAPPSPKGGPATPSPKEPSTPPSMTPSSPKESPATQLPRGAPTPEAVAPASPKESQATPAPKRAPAVAPPAPKKSQATPAPKRTPATPSPKGASTAPAVAPASPKGGPAIPSPKETSTPPAMTPSSPRESPATQPPNGAPTTPAVAPASPKESQATPAPKGGPATPSSKETSTPPARTPPSPKGGPATPSSKETSTPPARTPPSPKGGPVTPSSKETSTPPARTPSSPKAAQPPREAPTPQAVAPASSKESQATPAPKRAPASPLPKGTPFVSAVAPPSPKKSQATPAPKKASATSSPKGSPNAPAVALPSPKESSATQPPKGASTPPTVAPPSPKGGPAIVSPKETPTSPIMTPPSPKGASAASSLKGTLTPSAVTPSSHKESPETPAPKGAPTTPPPKRASTPPALTPSSPKESLATPSSRGTSATPSSKRAPGTPSSKGTSAASSPKRAPATPSSTGAPTPSSEISPSPKEAPISPVSVTCPLGSTAPQASKGLPIMKGPTALKPVLVAPAPESAPVVTVPSEKDPLAKKSSATPPPVCPDPSAKNGTKGPLSTMAPAPLLTVSAQKASSPKTPKTLPVSPLKGKDSFHSPKSPLALAPESVTSTPLATASSEKVLPNAGSTSVSPAPTPPVSLPLPPSPVPPLLPKQQFLPSSPGLVLESPCKPSAPADEDELPPLIPPEPISGGVPFQSVLVNMPTPKPAGIPAPTPSAKQPVLKNNKGSGTESDSDESVPELEEQDSTQATTQQAQLAAAAEIDEEPVSKAKQSRSEKKARKAMSKLGLRQVTGVTRVTIRKSKNILFVITKPDVYKSPASDTYIVFGEAKIEDLSQQAQLAAAEKFKVQGEAVSNIQENTQTPTVQEESEEEEVDETGVEVKDIELVMSQANVSRAKAVRALKNNSNDIVNAIMELTM from the exons CTATGCTTCCTGTGTCTTCAGCCTTGAATGTCACTGCTGCCTTAGGGCAGCCTGAATCTACCCTTCCCCCTTCTTGTTCCCTGGCTCCCCAACAATGCCCTCTGGCAACCCCTAACCAGccttccccatttctttctccctctagtGTTGCTTCAACCCCTTTTGAAGCTCCTTTTCCCCAGTCATCCTCTGGGACAGCCCTGCCTTTGGGAgttgtcccttcccccactgacACCCCAGCTTTCCTGCCAAACTTACTAGGGCCTCCCATCTCCCCAGCTGCCTTAGCTCTGGCCTCTCCCATGATAACTCCAACTCTGAAAGGCGCCCATTCTTCTTCAGCTCCCTTGGCTCTGGTGGCCTTGGCTCCCCACTCAGTTCAGAAGAACTCTGCTCATCCACTTAACCCTCTTAGTTCACCTCCTTCGATTGCTGTGACTAAGTCAGGGTCAGTGACCTCCCTGTCATCTCCCATTGCTTCCTCAGAACCAAAGACCTCTCCTATTCAAGACCCCTTACAAGTAGACCCTCGAAAAATTACCCCCCTCCCTCCAAGTATAGTCAGTGCTGTTCCTGCCCATGTTGGAACTCCCTTGGCCTCTGTTCAGTCTGGAGTAGCCTCATGTCCTCAGATGCCACCCACCACTCCCCTAGCCATCACTCCCCCTCAGTTCAGAGACATCCCTGTTTCCTCAGCTCTGACTTCTCAACAAAACCAGGAAAGCCTCAGCCTAAAGGGACCCCATAGTTCACCTGCTGCCTTATCTGTTTCAACCCAGTctatttctgtgtctcccaacATCTCTCcagtttttctcccttctctaggCTCTCACCCTGTACCTTTACATCAGAGTTCTTTTGGTTCTCCTATTCAGCCCTTAGGTCAAACAGGCCATAATGTTCTGTCAGATGCTATACAGGATGCCACTTCTGCAGATCATTCTTCCACAGGGACCTCTTACCCTTCTCAGAGATCTGTaattcctccccctccttccaaaAATGAGGTGACTTCTGCTGCTGTGGCTGCTTTTCCAGCAGGGACTCGAGATTCCCCTTTGACTCTTTCTGTTGACAAAGATCCCTCTGCTGTCACTGGCATAGCCTCCTACAACCCCTCTGGTTCATTAAATGTAGCTACCTCTTCTCCATTATCTCCTACagcctctctcattctcaaagGTTCTCCTGATGCCACTCATCATCAGCCTTTGGTGGCCCAAATTCCTGCTTCTCCAGAGAGTCCAAGCTTGAAAGAAGCTCCTGTTTGTTCTGTTGGAACCACCCCATTTGTTATGGCTAACCCCTCTACAGTTTCTGCAGCACCTACTACCTTTGAGATAGCTACTTGTGTCTCTCCTCCAGTTTCATCAGGTCCCATAAGTAGTAAGGACTCCACTTCCCATACTGCCCTTGTTATGACTCCTGTGGCTCCCAAAGAGCTTCCTGCTCCTCAAGTAACAGCCCCTCTGGGAATACcagtctctcctcctctgccagcCCCTGAGAACCCCAAAAGTCTCCCTGCATCAGTATTGGTAAAGTTACCAACACAGAAAGATCTCCAGACTTCACCTGCCTCTGTTGCTGGAGCCCCTGTTTCACCAGTCCAGGCAGGACTCCCTATCAAGAAAGACCCTACTCTAATACCATTGGCCCTGGCAGCCCCTAAAAATCCCCCCTCTTCCCAAAGTACATCATCATCATTGGAGATCCCTCTTTCCCCTGAAACCACCTTAGCAAAGAAAAGCCTTGTAGAGCCTCTCCCTCTAGTTATGCCAGTCAATACTACTCCCTCTCCTCTGGGTGTTAACTCTCCAACCTCTGTAATCAAGACAGATCCTTATGCAAGCCCAGACCCCACGAGTCTGCTTCCCAGAAGTTCTCTCCCTACCCCAACCATGGCTACATTTTCTGCTGCCACTGCTGGGGTGGCTCCTACCACTATAGCCAGCCCTTTCCTAGGAGCTGTCTCTTTGGCTCATAAAAGCCACCCAGATAAGGGGGTTAGTTCCACTCTTACTATTTTACCTTTGGTTCCACCAGCCTCCGAAAGTTGCCCTGTGGCTCCAACTGTGACTTTACCCCCCCAGAATGTTTCTGCTTTTCCAGCTGCCATGGCACTGGCCCCCGAAATTCCCAAGTCTgagccctttccctctcttcctcctcaagGTGCAAAGAAAGTTCATGGTATTTCTCATACCTCGGCATTGGAACCTGTGGCTTCCTCTCCTGAAGGGCACCCAACCAAGGACTCTGGTTCTTCTGTTAATACATCTTCTCAAGGAACGTCCCTAGCTGACTCCACATCTCGTTTAGGGACTAGTGTGTCTCCCCAAACTAAAAGACGTCCAACCAAGAAGGGTTCAACTACTTCTACCTTAACTCTTTCTAAAAGTGTACCTGCTATCCCTGATACTCCTCCTGGAAATCACTCATCCCCTATTTCTCCAGTTGAAGCTTCCTTTCTTCCAGAGGCCAATCTTTCTTTTCAAGTCCCTAAAGGGTCACTGGCCAAGAAGCATTCCCCTACTCCATCCCCCAAAGAGGCCCCAGATACCCCATCTCCCAAAGAGGCCTCCACTCCCCCAGCtgtggctcctccctcccccaaaaagtCCCAAGCAGCTCCATCCCCCAAGAGAGCCCCAGCTACTCCATCTCCCAAAGGAACCTCCACTGCCCCAGCTgtggctccccccgcccccaaagggGGCCCAACAATTCTATCCCCTAAAGAGACATCCACTCCAGCAGTGAATCCTTCCTGCCCCAAAGGGGCTCCCACCCTCCAGGCCttagctcctccctcccccaaagggGGCCCAGCAACCCCATCCCCTAAAGAGCCTTCCACTCCTCCATCTATGACTCCTTCCTCCCCCAAAGAGTCCCCAGCTACCCAACTTCCCAGAGGGGCCCCTACCCCAGAAGCTGTGGCTCCTGCCTCTCCCAAAGAGTCCCAAGCAACTCCAGCCCCCAAAAGAGCCCCAGCTGTGGCTCCTCCAGCTCCCAAAAAGTCCCAAGCAACTCCAGCCCCCAAAAGAACCCCAGCTACTCCATCTCCCAAAGGGGCCTCCACTGCCCCAGCTGTGGCTCCCGCCTCCCCCAAAGGGGGCCCAGCAATTCCATCCCCTAAAGAAACCTCCACTCCCCCAGCTATgactccttcctcccccagggaATCCCCAGCTACCCAACCTCCCAACGGAGCTCCCACTACCCCAGCTGTGGCTCCTGCCTCTCCCAAAGAGTCCCAAGCAACTCCAGCCCCCAAAGGGGGCCCAGCAACCCCATCCTCTAAAGAGACCTCCACTCCACCAGCTAggactcctccctcccccaaagggGGCCCAGCAACCCCATCCTCTAAAGAGACCTCCACTCCACCAGCTAggactcctccctcccccaaagggGGCCCAGTAACCCCATCCTCTAAAGAGACCTCCACTCCACCAGCTAGAACTCCTTCCTCCCCCAAAGCTGCCCAACCTCCCAGAGAGGCCCCCACCCCTCAAGCTGTGGCTCCTGCCTCTTCCAAAGAGTCCCAAGCAACTCCAGCCCCCAAAAGAGCCCCAGCTTCCCCACTTCCTAAAGGGACCCCCTTTGTCTCAGCtgtggctcctccctcccccaaaaagtCCCAAGCAACTCCAGCCCCCAAAAAAGCCTCAGCAACTTCGTCTCCCAAAGGGTCCCCTAATGCCCCAGCTGTagctcttccctcccccaaagaGTCCTCAGCTACCCAACCTCCCAAAGGAGCCTCCACTCCCCCAACTGTGGCTCCTCCCTCCCCGAAAGGAGGACCAGCAATTGTATCCCCTAAAGAGACCCCCACTTCCCCAATAAtgactcctccctcccccaaagggGCCTCAGCTGCCTCATCTCTCAAAGGGACCCTTACTCCCTCAGCTGTGACTCCTTCCTCCCACAAAGAGTCTCCAGAAACTCCAGCCCCCAAGGGGGCCCCAACAACCCCACCTCCCAAGCGGGCCTCCACTCCCCCAGCTCTGACTCCTTCCTCCCCCAAAGAGTCTCTAGCTACCCCATCCTCCAGAGGGACCTCAGCAACTCCATCTTCCAAAAGAGCCCCAGGGACTCCATCCTCCAAAGGAACCTCAGCAGCTTCATCCCCCAAAAGAGCACCAGCTACCCCATCCTCCACAGGTGCCCCCACTCCCTCATCTGAGATTTCTCCCTCACCCAAAGAGGCCCCTATATCTCCAGTTTCAGTTACTTGTCCCTTGGGGTCCACTGCCCCTCAGGCATCTAAAGGCCTACCAATAATGAAAGGTCCCACAGCTCTCAAACCAGTACTTGTTGCCCCAGCTCCAGAAAGTGCACCAGTTGTCACAGTTCCCTCTGAGAAAGATCCACTGGCCAAGAAGAGTTCTGCCACTCCACCTCCTGTGTGCCCCGATCCCTCAGCCAAGAATGGTACTAAAGGACCCCTTTCTACAATGGCTCCAGCCCCTCTACTGACAGTCTCTGCTCAGAAAGCCTCTTCTCCAAAGACTCCCAAAACCCTTCCTGTTTCTCCGTTAAAAGGCAAAGATTCTTTTCATTCCCCAAAGAGCCCCTTGGCTCTTGCTCCTGAGTCTGTGACATCTACCCCTCTAGCAACAGCTTCCTCTGAGAAGGTCCTTCCTAATGCTGGATCAACATCTGTCTCTCCAGCACCCACCCCAccagtctctctgcctctccctccctccccagttcCCCCTCTGCTTCCTAAACAGCAATTTCTGCCGTCCTCACCTGGGCTGGTGCTGGAATCACCCTGTAAGCCCTCAGCCCCTGCTGATGAGGATGAGCTGCCGCCTCTGATTCCCCCGGAACCAATCTCGGGGGGAGTGCCTTTCCAGTCGGTCCTCGTCAACATGCCCACCCCTAAACCTGCTGGGAtccctgccccaaccccctcTGCCAAGCAGCCTGTTCTGAAGAACAACAAGG GGTCTGGAACAGAATCGGACAGTGATGAATCAGTACCAGAGCTTGAGGAACAGGATTCCACACAGGCAACCACCCAACAAGCCCAG CTGGCAGCAGCAGCTGAAATTGATGAAGAACCAGTCAGTAAAGCAAAACAGAGCCGGAGTGAAAAGAAGGCACGGAAG gcTATGTCCAAACTAGGTCTTCGACAGGTTACAGGGGTTACAAGAGTCACTATCCGGAAATCTAAGAATATCCTCTTTGTCATCACAAAACCAGATGTCTACAAGAGCCCAGCTTCAGATACCTACATAGTTTTTGGGGAAGCCAAG ATCGAGGATTTATCTCAGCAGGCACAACTAGCAGCTGCTGAGAAATTCAAAGTTCAAGGTGAAGCTGTCTCAAACATTCAAGAAAACACACAGACTCCAACTGTACAAGAAGAGAGTGAAGAGGAAGAG gttgATGAAACAGGTGTAGAGGTTAAGGACATAGAACTGGTCATGTCGCAAGCAAATGTATCAAGAGCAAAGGCAGTTCGAGCCCTGAAGAACAACAGTAATGATATTGTAAATGCTATTATG gaaTTAACAATGTAA